One Gimesia aquarii DNA segment encodes these proteins:
- a CDS encoding parallel beta-helix domain-containing protein: MSKINSFISTQVVSLASLILAGVLFSENSLLRAEESTAPKLVSATYTFSPGPDFPFRFQSRLIQAIPGDILQLEAGTYELQSGLNLVTDNVTIRGRGQDKTILTFKNQRDGSYGLLASGDNLVLENFAVEDTSHNAIKVLGAENVTFRGVRTEWTGGPKSTNGAYGLYPVQCKNVLIENCIAIGAADAGIYVGQTTDVIVRNCRAEWNVAGIEIENTINADVYDNIVTNNTGGLLVFDLPGLPQKNGRHVRLFRNQIIKNNTKNFAPKGNMVASVPAGSGVLIMATDDVEVFDNFITDNNSFSVSVVSFLIQQKKTKDKNFDPYPEGIFIHDNQISGGGTVPDGELGLLLKSIVGTPLPDITFDGMIDQKKLVDGKLPTEKSLRLSNNGKARFLNIDFSNLNPANIAAGKYQPGMDMTPFKGTLTSLKPVHLKLHGKPQPAKNTTLLVYYAAPQKLSELGLFKGSGVTQEPAEGVIPYDLITTLFTDYTSKHRFIRLPAGKKIKFKSAGVLDFPVGTMLIKTFSYLNDMRDPSQGERLLETRIEFLKDSGWYGYSYIWNESQTDAELSLGGGEVDVSWIHSDGKQRSTQHLVPNANQCISCHSRHDKYIPIGPVAANMNRTYQYAHGEENQLAYLKRMDLIESAPEPAVIEMLADFDNPHSGNLNQRVRAYLSVNCAHCHSPGGNARTTGLDLRLSQTDPVKLGVWKTPVAAGRGSGGRSYDIVPGKPEKSILMHRLQSSDLAARMPNIGNRIVHQEAVDLIHTWISQMEKTVSEK; encoded by the coding sequence ATGTCCAAAATCAATTCTTTCATTTCAACACAGGTTGTCAGTCTCGCGAGTCTTATCCTGGCTGGTGTGCTATTTTCAGAGAATTCTCTGTTGAGGGCCGAGGAATCGACTGCTCCCAAGCTGGTTTCAGCGACTTATACATTCTCACCCGGTCCTGATTTTCCGTTTCGCTTCCAATCGCGATTGATTCAGGCGATTCCTGGTGACATTCTTCAGTTAGAGGCAGGAACGTATGAATTACAGTCTGGTTTGAATCTGGTCACCGACAATGTCACCATCCGCGGGCGGGGACAAGATAAAACCATTCTCACATTTAAAAATCAACGTGATGGAAGTTATGGATTATTGGCGAGTGGAGATAATCTGGTCTTGGAGAATTTTGCTGTTGAGGACACCAGCCATAATGCAATCAAAGTATTAGGGGCAGAGAATGTTACCTTTCGTGGGGTTCGTACGGAATGGACGGGAGGTCCCAAGTCGACCAACGGAGCCTATGGTCTCTATCCGGTTCAGTGTAAGAACGTGTTAATTGAGAACTGTATTGCCATCGGAGCCGCCGATGCAGGGATTTACGTCGGACAGACTACAGACGTGATTGTGAGAAACTGTCGTGCGGAATGGAACGTCGCGGGCATTGAGATTGAAAATACCATTAATGCGGATGTCTATGATAATATCGTGACAAACAATACGGGGGGGCTCTTGGTCTTTGATTTGCCGGGGTTGCCTCAGAAAAATGGACGTCATGTTCGCCTCTTCCGAAATCAGATCATTAAGAATAATACCAAGAATTTTGCTCCTAAAGGGAATATGGTTGCTTCTGTGCCCGCGGGCTCAGGAGTGTTAATCATGGCGACGGATGATGTGGAAGTTTTTGACAATTTCATTACTGACAACAACTCCTTCAGTGTGTCGGTAGTCAGTTTTCTGATTCAACAGAAGAAAACGAAAGATAAAAACTTTGATCCCTATCCAGAAGGAATTTTCATACATGACAATCAGATTAGCGGTGGGGGTACGGTACCCGATGGCGAGTTGGGTTTGCTTCTGAAGTCAATTGTGGGCACTCCACTACCTGATATCACCTTTGATGGAATGATTGATCAGAAAAAGCTGGTCGATGGGAAACTGCCGACTGAGAAATCCTTGCGATTGTCTAATAATGGTAAGGCGCGATTTTTAAATATTGATTTCAGTAATTTAAATCCTGCTAATATTGCCGCTGGGAAATATCAGCCCGGTATGGATATGACTCCTTTTAAAGGAACTCTGACATCGCTAAAGCCGGTGCATCTGAAGCTACATGGAAAACCACAGCCAGCCAAAAATACAACATTACTTGTGTATTACGCGGCACCACAGAAACTGTCAGAACTGGGGCTCTTTAAAGGGAGTGGCGTGACTCAGGAACCCGCTGAAGGGGTGATTCCCTATGATTTAATTACGACCTTATTTACCGATTACACATCTAAGCATCGCTTCATTCGTTTGCCAGCAGGGAAAAAAATCAAATTCAAATCAGCGGGTGTTCTTGATTTTCCGGTGGGGACGATGCTGATTAAAACGTTCTCGTATTTAAACGACATGCGAGATCCTTCACAGGGTGAGCGTTTGCTGGAAACAAGAATCGAATTTCTCAAAGACTCTGGCTGGTATGGATATTCTTACATCTGGAATGAGTCGCAAACGGATGCCGAATTAAGTCTGGGGGGAGGTGAGGTCGATGTTTCCTGGATTCATTCTGATGGAAAACAGCGGTCTACACAACATCTGGTGCCGAATGCAAACCAATGTATCAGTTGTCATAGTCGGCATGACAAATATATTCCCATTGGCCCGGTCGCTGCCAACATGAATCGTACATACCAATACGCACATGGCGAAGAAAACCAGCTAGCCTATCTGAAACGAATGGATCTGATTGAAAGTGCTCCCGAACCGGCGGTCATTGAAATGCTGGCTGATTTTGACAACCCGCATTCCGGGAACCTGAACCAGCGAGTACGTGCTTATTTATCAGTGAATTGCGCCCATTGTCATAGTCCCGGCGGGAATGCTCGTACAACGGGATTAGATTTGCGTTTATCACAAACGGATCCTGTGAAACTTGGCGTCTGGAAAACGCCTGTTGCAGCGGGGAGGGGATCAGGAGGGCGAAGTTATGATATTGTTCCCGGCAAACCAGAGAAATCGATTTTAATGCATCGTTTACAATCCAGTGACCTGGCAGCCCGGATGCCCAATATTGGCAATCGGATTGTGCACCAGGAAGCCGTTGACCTGATTCATACGTGGATTAGTCAAATGGAGAAGACGGTTTCGGAAAAATAG